In the genome of Hevea brasiliensis isolate MT/VB/25A 57/8 chromosome 14, ASM3005281v1, whole genome shotgun sequence, the window CTAATTAACTCAAATTTTTAGTCGATAATTAGTAGGTAAAAAAAAATTACCAACTTACTGACAAATATAGAAATATTTAACcggtaattttaattattatttttttttttgtagtggtATGAAAATCTAAGAGCAATCAACAATTTTTTTGATGTAACTACAAATTGGACTTATAATAACAAATGTTATTATATGTAAACCACATTTTTGTGTATAGATctcaaagattaattaattaaagttaattgaggCCTATATGTATGTGTATTACACAATACAATGATTCCAATTGTCCAATATAGAGCAATGTACCCATGTAGTAGAGgagaaattattaggtgcacccgGTGTACATACATTATCTCTCACAATTATGTGAGATAGGATGGGTCCACTTTTCTGTGAGAAAGGGAGTACTATTTTTTAGTGCTTCCGGTATATCTAATAATTAGCCTGTAGTAgagagatccataaaagcaaaaaatatattaaaagtcggTAAACCGGCATCAAAAAGAACAAAACTGAGAAAGACAACAGAGAAACAAAAGCAAGCAAAGGAGATTGAGTAGGCTAGTAACTAAAAAGAAGGCAGGGATCGTGATTGAGCATGTTAAGGTCTGTGGGTGATGAAGTAGTGGGTGATTGCACATAGACATAGTGATTAGGTTGATTGAGTAGGCTAGTAACTAAATAACTAACATATGAGAGGTGGACCAAGCCAAGAAAAGAACAAAAAATAGCTAATTAAGTAGGAACTTTTTTTGAAAGTAATTTGTTATTGTAAGAGAAAAGTGACAAAAAGTTGGATTCACATGGGAAATGCAGTTACCTACCAGCTTTCCTTGTGCTTTATTCTATTCTTGTCACCAAaacataagagagagagagagagagacgcaTTCTTGTGAATGAAACAATGAAACCTAAGCCACAGGCTTTTATTTGTGTTAAGTGATCAATACAagccaatctctctctctctctctctctctctctctctctctctctctctcaaatgtGTAACAATAAATTATTTTGTATATTCAATGCTCTTCAAAGTGATATATTTTtactatatatttatataaaattaaaattaatgcacTGAATACATTGAATAATTTGGATATGATGTAATTTTCTTCCCACTAAAAGAACAAAAAATcataaagagaaagaaaaaaaaatgctcatCATGAGCCTTTTATGatcatgagagagagagagagagagagagagagagagagagagagattttggGAAACACAAAGAAATGGCTAAAGCTTTTataaagtattcatcaaattcatatATATGTAACATTAAATTTGACCAAGACATTAAATGGAAAGAATGAAAAGaatcttaattataattaattcttTGAATTGTACAAAAAAGAATTTGGAAACAAATTATATGATCCGTGTTTGAGATCAAGCTTCATTAAAAGAATTTGgaagaaattatataaatttaaccaaaaaaaaagtaaaaaaaaaatagaaaagaacACAAAAAAGAAACCTTCATTAGTTATGACAATCCACCAAAGCAGGACCGGAGAAGACAAGAGATGGTTTCTGTTGCTGTTCTTGTTGTTGTTGCTGCTGTTGTTTTTGTTTCTTGGAAGCAAAGGATAATATTTCATCTTCTTGTGCTGGAAGATTGAGATCCAAATTCAAAGAAAGTAGTTTTCTTGCTTTCTTGGGTTCTTCAGATTCTATAGCTATTGGTGTTAATGACAAGGTTGTGCTATTATTTGCCCCTATAGGTGCCCGGTGCCGCCTCATATGGCCGCCTAAAGCTTGACCGGAGGTGAACTCGGCACCACAAATGGAACACTCATGAATCTTGGCCTTGTTTTGACCGCTACTGCTATATATAACTCTATTGTTATTATTATGACTcacttgaagagaaagagaagaaataTCTCTAAAGTGTCCATCTTCATTGGATGATATTGCAAACTGCTTCTTCTCATCATTCTTAGGCTTCTTATGACTAGCCCTATGTCCACCCAATGCTTGGAAAGATGGGAACGTCCGGTTACAAGTCTTGCACTCATATACATAGTATCCGGCCTTGCCGGAACCTGGGGACCCTGTTTCTAAGAATCTTCTACTATTGAATttgttggtggtggtggtggtggtggtgatgacaGCAGCGGTGGTGGGTTTGTAAACTCCAGCAGCATCATTATTGTCTTGCTTTGGTGATGAATGTTTATTAATATGACCTTGAGCAAGTAGAATAAGGCAATTAGCCATGTCTTCTTCTTCTTGGGTGCTATCTTGTAATTCTTGAGAAGTGATTGGTGACCTGTTTGTAAAGATCTTTCCATTAGTACAAAAATCTCCACATTCATATCCATCTCCATCTCCATCTCCATCTCCGCTTGAAGAATTAGCATGAGGGATTGGTGATTGAACGCTTTGTCTTTTGGTTCTCTTGCCCTTTACAATGTTGCTGTTGGTGACTTCCTCTTGAGCTTCCATTGTTCCTACACCACTTGAATATGTGtatgagagagaggaagagagggagagaagaTAGGTGGGGTGTGGGAGGAAGCAAGGGGTTGGGGAGTGgggttgtatatatatataaatagtgaaTGAATAAGAGAAGAGGGTATATAAAAAGGACAGGTGTGTCTGAGAGAGAGATGGGTTTTAATTGGGTGACAGTTTTAAGAAGTCAAAAGGACACCCAATTGAAGAGTAATTAGTGAGAATGAGTCTACAGGCTAAGATATAATCTAATAGAAGGAGTTATATTTATAGGGGTTTGATTGTAGTTGGaaattgaagagaaaagagatgatATCAAATATAAACAACACCCAAAAACAAGCAAATGTAACTGAAAATATGATAAATTTAGAGACAAATGGAGTGTGAAAATggtaggaagagagaggagagttcGTTAATTTCAAGTCCGTTTCACACTCTCTTTCTCACACTTTGCCAACGCACTTAACCatataaaaaacaaaaaatagCAACAAACCTAACATCAACACCCCCTCCCCCAAAATCCCCACCATTGCTTAGCTGCACCACCTTATTAGCATGCTAAGTTTACCACTTTTTCTTGGCCATTTGCATACTACATGTTTAGTTCTATGTAAATATGCTTTTTCCCTTACATATGTAGCTTACCCTAATCTAGTAGCTAAAAAGCATATTATTCGTTTGCAAGGGTTAGATTtgaatcttaatttttttttaaaaaaaaaattttgtagctcataatataaaaaatatgtgGCTAGTGGTTTTATGGATCACAAGGCATTGTatagctcaaaaaaaaaaaaaatatatatatatatatatatatatatatataaaggagaCAATAATATTAAGAAAGTAATATTAAaacaaattattaattaatttgtagCTCAAAGTGGTTAGATTTTATTTAGTtaccttgtttttttttttacacatataaaaaaaaaaaagtctagcCCACAGAACATGAGAAAATGAGTGATAATAACTAGGGGGAGTAAGGGTGCAGTGTGTGGGAGAATGAAATTAGGCACACCGTCTTCATAAACAAAAAGTAAATATTTATaaggaaaaaaatattatttaatttctttattttaataaaattaattatttaattttttattttaaaatatatattaattaatttttatattttttatttattctttatCCCTTCATTTAGTTGAAATCAATTTTTCTGTTAATTAATCTATTTAGAGGAGAAAAAAATTATCGTTGCAGAGATTAAATAATTCGTGgcttcaaaaataaaaaaaacaataTAATTATGCTTTACAAATTATAAgaactaaatgaaatttaaattaatacaaaAAATGATTAGAGGGATTAAAGtgtaaataaaacaaaaatataaagactaattAATGCATCTTTAAGAGTAAGAGATCAAGTATTTAGTTTTGTTAAAATAaagatattaaataataaatttttttattctataaagtaatttataatttaatatagtTTAATCATTTTTCTTTTAGTAAGAAGTAAATTAGAGTTTACAAAATCGACCATTTACCATCGTATCAAAAGTTTGAATTGTTAATAAGAGTAAAATTCTAACTTTTTATAATATAGCAATTCAAGTATTATGAGCCGAAAAAAATATAGGGAAGATCTTTCAGCTAAAGATGTTGGCCCATAGCCGAAAAAATCTAGGCTAGATCTTTCGGCTCAAGATATTAACCCATTAAATCAATCTCcactcaaataaataaataaataaataaatataatgaaTTGATAGCCATAACAATTTAGGTTTCGTTTAttttatggaaaatatttttctgatcaatagaaaaactaatttatttttaagaaaaatgactTCATTTTTTAAAAAGAGGAAAtcatttctattttttaaattttgataattttattaaaatataaaaatatttatatatacatgatatgaatatatatatatcattagtttaatattacaactaaatatagagaaaatattttttccataaaaaatattttctatatacaaattattttccACAAAATAAACAAAGTCTTAGTATACCACAtttcattttttataataatttagtttttatagttttaatatttattattttttacaaaatatGCTTTGCACATAATTATAATCgttatataaattcataatttaattttttatataatttttattaatatttataatatacataatattataaatattatatttaattatttaaattaaaatattaattttaatatcatttaaattaattatataaaaatatttattaatttaaaattattttttattcgatcatatttttatgaaagttatgttatattattaatatataatattaacttaattataaacttaaatgtaatataatataaaaagatataataataagttttaaaatataaataagtgaaaatgtttaaaaattaaaataattaataataaatgcaaattatgtaacaccccaagattttaaattttattatttatgagtatttttgatactttaattttatttaaattttaggaattttttgagatttttcagattttaaaaatcgggttcgattttccgaaaatataaactttgatgatttttaaaaattaatttaaagaccacgtggcaaaactaaaaatatatttggagtctacgtatttttctgagttttatgaaattttttcggaatttttggacctcgtttttggtcccgaggcagagtaaaaattcaaaattttgtatttcgaatcgaaccggtcgaatcgaaccggaccggatcggaccggtcgaatcggaccggtcttcttctctttttctcctccctcccgcgcgcgatggctttctcccttttctctctcgtttctctctcctctccacccCAGTAGCCTTGACCCAATGAGCCGTGGCGCGCCTTGACCCAATGTGGCCCGCTAAACGGCGGAAAAATGCGCAACGCCCTGCGGTCGCGCGCTtcagcttccccggccaaatccggccgatccgccaccaattgggccggtcttgtgtccaaaatcatctactcggcgagagctttccatagacaccaagaacgccaaatccatcgagcggattgtccgatttttgctcgggaagattttagcccatttcgacttttgggctagatttctcggccgtgaatcccacgagaaaaccgaggccaccagcacgctccattcgtcgagagcttcgcaacgacataaatttcgaatttttccgacaccgttttttggtaggtcccacggaacttcgcagtgtttttccgagcatttaatgagcttagaaaatttatgtactaacccccgtgttatgagcttcgtgtaggtatcctcgattcgcggaaattcggcgattggccaagatgcgcaaatttcgggcgaacggacagattctggaaaagtctccgaattggaccgaggttttggctagccccccattgtcagacgtcccgagcgcgttcccgaagtcggaatcggcaaaggtaaacccgaaccttgctttttcgtaattttctagtgcttaaataggattaaaaatccataaaatattcgtggtagcttagaaaattacgattctttttgcaatagcttagtaatattgctaaggaccgcggggcaaagttttataatttttagagcttgtttgggcatttttttcaaaaatgatcaataataaggactaaattgaaattttgcgtattgtgatggatgactgatttgatgggcccaggaggggctgtgtgatatgattgaactgtggatatatggattgtgagtatagaagtgtgttttgaacccttttgcaggttgggtaggtcctaggtataggggagactctgccggattttcggcacgacttaggacgtaattggtcttttctttgtttgtattgagtcagattgtattaaataaatgtaatatgattgtcgggtGGCGggagatgaccttcttcctcacattgcccacagtgattgtcgtcaagtctgtgagtaaaatattaattttaattgtaatttcggtattattatatgttcagcatgcccatgcatcacttatatgcatatatttatgtagttaaactctaggcacgatttatgatgcattgataaatgttaaagtgccatgatgttgttgtggtaatttggagcagtgtgcgtgcgttggcgtgcgtgtgatgtggtgtggactatggataggacgggtagtcacggcttgagttcttcgctgggacccgatccttcgaggggtagtcacggcttgagttcttcgctgggaccctcgatttggtttattaagcgaaagtccggcttgagttcttcgctggcaccaggttggatttaagagagctgtataggggatcagctcccatatgttatgattgatgctacagggtgcgtgagtgctccaaattacctttttgatgctatgatgtgaatttattgctgatgttgcatttcattccacaggttgcatgagttttagatagttatagagattatggttaaaattgatattttactctctgagtcgaacgctcactcctgttcaaaaatttttacaggccacaggaggatattttgttctgagttaacctgcttttctacttcgcaggttgtttattaatatttgtgtaattttaattactcctagaatttccgcatgtgttagcagtaattatttgaaattggtctgtaatattatattcatgttggacctgtaaacttaatattttaagtctattTTGATGGattagatgagggagctgagctcccatttattattatgttgatgagtatgtggagggtgagctgagctccccaatggattgtttattgtgtttacaggtcgggtgagtcgaaaactccccgttggaaagtccattttatggccggactctgtccgtttgttttcttgaatttgggcccaatgggccttagaattgggtaaatgaacagttaggcttactacgggcctcgggggctttaggctggcccaggtcctagtgccggtccggcccataggttgggtcgtgacaaatgtggtatcagagcttaggctccagattcttagggaaaagttgtctaaagtgttgggaagagtctactaggtgtcacatgcggaaaaatagggtccatattcgtcttgcattgtcgtctttgcttctagtttctgcttcatatattgtgtgtaaatatgagtctatagagctgtgtaatgagcagttttgaatttttgtgggctaatgctgctgaatttcaggaaaatgcgtagaagcaggagagctgccactgcaccagaaccagatgtgcctgacgaggtgtcggcacaggatgaggcgcctgccccgaggaggcggggtaggaggcctagagctgctcaagtagaggagcagccaccccaATCTGAGATCGATCCTTTATGGCAcgagtcccatggaccccatggcggcTACTCTAGGcgatgcagagaaccatcgacatgatggcgcagtatatggtccaccctccacagcagcaatccaccgcaccaagagaatcttacaaacagatgataaatttcaagaagttggtgcttgGAACttttgatgtgtcagacgatgcatatcggtttttagaTTCTATGACGACGAGCGAGCAATTACGATTGGTGATAGAAGGcgatagagtgtgtgcagcatgtcatggggcctatgcctagacaatggatgaatgactacgtgttacctcggatggagggattgacatgggctcagtttgtggaactttttatcaatcggtttgtgccagaaagcttcagagatcagaaccagagggcctttgaggccttaaggcgaatggcagtgcagtagatgaatatgctctgcaattTCGAATTGAGCGGATATGCCCCTCTGATGGTATctcagagactatgaaggtgaaaagattcctaaaggggcttggcgGGAGGTATGCGAACACAGCCATGATGTCCGAtcgatcttttgatgtggtggttgatcgagcagaCAGTTGAGATTAGTTATCTTTGTGGATGACGGTAGAGCAAAGAAAAAGCAGGCGGAGGGTTcttggtgttccccacatgggtactacggatagtggtggccaaactacttacagaggaagaagcgaggaataagaagagtggttttagacacaaatccgagGGTTGAGACCGAGTGCGGATCAGCGGTGGTAACGATTCGAATGCAGCGATTACGGCTCTGGTTgagatcctctttggcaccttgtgcagtgtggaagaggacattcaggaccttgtttgatgggatcgagTATGCTTGGTgtagccaaccaggtcactttgctgagAATGCCCGTGTtcgcgagccacagatggggtcacgaggttttgttgcaaatgttcctcgcttgATTGTATTcgggtacttccaacatggcggcgatcgattcgatggccaacaggcgaggacaaggggcgtggatttggaggcggtcgggaggtagaagcgatgtcgagttacgccactcggggtaggggtcaagctcgggttttcaccacgACCCACGGGATGCTCGAGCTTCCAATGTAGTTGTGGCGGTATTCTTACAGtgcattcttatgaggctcgtgttttgatagatccggtgctacgcgctcatttgtctcccctgtgtttgccatgaggttgggtagaaaccctacaactttagaatgccctttgtcggtagctaccccacttagtgacaacatagatgtagatatggtttttccgggtagcccggtggtagtggatggaaagatcctcccagacttggttcctctacgatgtggatttcgatgtaatcacggggatggattggttggcaactcattttgccaccttagactgcgaggaacaaaggtgtatttccacatacacggtgtggaagagtttagctttgatggtgacgggcgtggctccatataatttggtgtcagcaattagtgctagaaaaatgttgaggcgtggatgccaagggtatttggcattggtgagagatacatctgtagaaggtgtcagcatggaaaatgttcctgttgtcagagaattcatggatgtcttcctgaggagcttcggggttgccaccggaagggaaatagagttttgcattgatgttgtgccggtacaaaccccatatcgatgccaccttacgaGGATGGCACCAGTGAGAATTGAAAgagtgaaggagcaactacaggagcttttggacaagggttttatacgtcagagcacttcaccttggggcgctctgttttatttgtgagaaagaaggatgggtcattgaggttgtgtatcgactacgcaATTTGAACAAGGTcattgtgaagaacaagtatccacttcctcggatcgatgatttgtttgatcagctccaaggagctagattcttttccaagatagacctgcgatcaggctaccatcagttgagaatcaggaatgagggcGTGTCCAAAAGCGGCTTtcgaggacaagatatggtcattatgagttcttggtgatgtcttttggactcactaatgcaccagaccttcatggacttgatgagcaggtgttcaagccattttggacccgtttgtcatcgtattcatagatgacattctagtATACTCTCggacgaggaagaacacgtgtggcacttgaggatggtgttgcggaCTTTGAGGAGCACcggtatatgccaaattttcaaaatgtgaattttggctagaaagcatctcattcttgggacacgtggtttctagtgacggcattcaagtggatcccaagaaaattgaaggcagaatcgattggcttaggcctacaacgatcgaggtgcgaagttttctaggtttagctggctactataggcgttttgtacaagatttctcgggatagcggctccctaactaagttgaccgggaagaatgttccattcatttggacggatatttgtgaggagagtttcaaagcttaaggagtgtctaaccactttgtgttgacactacctgtgaatggtgaaggatacaccgtgtattgtgacgcctccagagttggcctagggtgtgttttgatgcagaatggaaaggtagtggcttatgcttcaaggcagctgaagaggcatgagcagaactaccccacccatgatttggaaatggcggctgtagtctttgcactaaaaatctggagacactacctgtatggtgaagtgtgcgagatatacaccgaccataagagtttgaagtacatcttccaacagagggacttaaactttagacagaggagatggatggagcttctgaaagattatgattgcaccatccagtaccaccctggaaaggccaatgttgtggcagatgctttgagcagaaaatcttctggtagtttGGTGCACATTTcaatagagaagagaccattgattcaggaggtacatgagttgatggatcaaggtttaatcctagatctttcagatgagggggtattgttggctcacttttcagtgaggccagacttgagagacagagttagagtttcccggcctgagaccaacaattgatgaagatcatagagagagtacagcaaggtgaaggtggtgagtttggatttgccaatgatggcgccctagtgcaaggttctaggatatgtgtgcccgatgtggacaacctcaggaatgaaatcatgcgagaggcacactacacactgtacagtgtccacccaggttccaccaagatgtaccatgatgtgaaagatagctattggtggaatggcatgaagagagacatagcggactttgtgtccaagtgcttgacttgtcggaaggtgaagtttgaacaccgagAGGCCGTCGGGGAAGGCTGcagagctccctatcccgaatggaagtgggaaatgatcactatggattttgtggtaggttgcctcgtaccacgcgaggatatgactcgatatgggtaattgtagaccgtcgaccaaatcagctcactttttgcTGTAAAGACTACCTACTACGTAGCACAGtatgcggctctacattcgagaaatagtcggatTGCATGGAGTtaggcttccataatatcggaCAGGGCcccattcacttctcggttttggagaaagttgcgggaggcacttggcacacagttgaacttgatgcggctttccaccctcgagaCGGGCAAGatgcgaaaggacaatccaaacaactggaagacatgcttcgcatgagtgtcttggattttggaggtcaatgggatgacgactagctttggtggagtttgcctacaacaacgattaccactccggcatagggatggcaccctatgaggcactatatggaagaaagtgtaggtctcctctgtgttgggcgAGAaatgggaagcgaaggtgcatgatgtagacctagtgcggtacacttgaggtagttcctttaatcgaggagcGGCGAGGGCGACTTTCGATGAAGCGAGAAGAGTTATCACGGACCCAGACGgaaggatgtggagtttgcgtgggcgactatgtattctgaaggtttctccaatgaaggagtcatgagatttggaaagaagggcaagttggcacctcggtatattggaccttttgaggttactgatagagttggagcagttgcctaccggttggagctaccacccaacctctctcacgttcatcccgtgtttcacatctccatgctcaggaaatacattcccgatccttctcatgtactgtagccggatgtgatagaactaaaagtgaacttgacatttgaggagcaacctgtagccatagtggactaccaagtgagacagctaagatccaaacagatccctatggttaaggttttgtagaggagtcagtcggtggaagagtgcacctgggagtcagaatgggacatgcgtagcaagtacccttatttgttcaatgtataatcatgtgctttattctgccttgtgtaaaaattcgaggacaaattttctgtaaggggggaagaatgtaacaccccaagattttaaattttattatttatgagtatttttgatactttaattttatttaaattttaggaattttttgagatttttcagattttaaaaatcgagttcgattttccgaaaatataa includes:
- the LOC110652227 gene encoding zinc finger protein ZAT5 — encoded protein: MEAQEEVTNSNIVKGKRTKRQSVQSPIPHANSSSGDGDGDGDGYECGDFCTNGKIFTNRSPITSQELQDSTQEEEDMANCLILLAQGHINKHSSPKQDNNDAAGVYKPTTAAVITTTTTTTNKFNSRRFLETGSPGSGKAGYYVYECKTCNRTFPSFQALGGHRASHKKPKNDEKKQFAISSNEDGHFRDISSLSLQVSHNNNNRVIYSSSGQNKAKIHECSICGAEFTSGQALGGHMRRHRAPIGANNSTTLSLTPIAIESEEPKKARKLLSLNLDLNLPAQEDEILSFASKKQKQQQQQQQEQQQKPSLVFSGPALVDCHN